In Gloeocapsa sp. PCC 73106, a single genomic region encodes these proteins:
- a CDS encoding TIGR03643 family protein, with amino-acid sequence MKLPLLDSATIDRIIEMAWEDRTPFEAIELQYDLSEAQVIALMRREMQSSSFKMWRKRVSSRSTKHLQKRDFSVGRFKSNNQA; translated from the coding sequence ATGAAATTACCTTTATTAGACTCAGCAACAATTGATCGCATTATAGAAATGGCCTGGGAAGATCGCACCCCATTTGAAGCGATAGAACTTCAATATGATCTCTCAGAAGCACAAGTAATAGCTCTAATGCGTAGAGAAATGCAATCATCTAGTTTTAAAATGTGGCGAAAACGGGTATCTAGTCGCTCCACAAAGCATTTACAGAAGCGAGATTTCAGCGTGGGTCGCTTTAAGTCGAACAATCAAGCATAA
- the patD gene encoding heterocyst frequency control protein PatD → MLDTSHYLVYQQLHQGLVKLKKSLNLEDLEQMKVQFEFLLHESDEDLESRERSLITELHRELRLAKTDLLFLGAAKNPTTQATRRAILQERLSKMISFTSLLYEGIQQANHSL, encoded by the coding sequence ATGTTAGATACATCACATTATCTAGTTTATCAGCAATTACACCAGGGTCTAGTCAAATTAAAGAAAAGTTTAAACCTGGAGGACTTGGAGCAGATGAAGGTTCAGTTTGAGTTTCTGTTGCATGAGAGTGATGAAGATTTAGAATCTCGCGAGCGATCGCTCATCACCGAACTTCATCGCGAATTAAGATTAGCTAAAACCGATTTACTATTTCTGGGTGCGGCGAAAAACCCCACGACTCAAGCAACGCGTCGGGCAATTCTCCAAGAACGTTTGAGTAAAATGATTAGTTTTACCAGCTTGCTGTACGAAGGTATACAACAAGCTAATCATTCTCTCTAA
- the rimM gene encoding ribosome maturation factor RimM (Essential for efficient processing of 16S rRNA), translating into MTEDWLEIGDIVAPQGLKGQLRVNPTTDFPDRFEKPGQRWLQRQPDTTPEPVQLLSGYQIPGRSIYVIKLAEVTDILHAEALRGCKLLVAKSDRPQLPPDEYHVSDLINLPVYHQVTGVKIGVITAITSVGNDLLEVKTGEKTKVLIPFVKEIVPLVDLTRQRVEINPPIGLLELNDQSN; encoded by the coding sequence ATGACAGAAGATTGGTTAGAAATTGGCGATATCGTCGCACCCCAAGGGTTAAAGGGACAATTAAGAGTAAATCCCACTACCGACTTTCCTGATCGCTTTGAAAAACCAGGACAAAGATGGTTACAACGTCAACCAGATACTACCCCCGAACCGGTACAGCTGTTGTCTGGTTATCAAATCCCGGGTAGAAGTATCTACGTGATTAAATTAGCCGAGGTAACCGATATCTTACACGCCGAAGCACTAAGAGGTTGCAAGTTACTCGTGGCTAAAAGCGATCGCCCTCAATTACCTCCCGATGAATATCATGTGTCTGATTTGATTAATCTTCCCGTCTATCATCAGGTAACTGGCGTTAAAATAGGGGTAATCACCGCTATAACCTCGGTGGGAAACGATTTACTGGAAGTAAAAACTGGAGAAAAAACTAAGGTTTTAATTCCCTTTGTTAAAGAAATAGTTCCTCTAGTTGATTTGACTAGACAACGCGTTGAAATTAATCCCCCTATTGGTTTACTAGAGTTAAATGATCAATCCAATTGA
- a CDS encoding methylated-DNA--[protein]-cysteine S-methyltransferase yields the protein MEDHRDYDKIASAIAFLKQHQLTQPGLATIAQQVGLSEYHFQRLFTRWTGISPKRFLQYLTLENAKSKIRQTESILDLTWDVGLSSPGRLHDLFVNLEAISPGEYKADGANLQIHYGIHQTPFGRALIATTTRGICNLHFLAEQTPEEILRESWPKAKIIPDAQITQALCDRIFNSLTTLDDQKPLAVLVKGTNFQIQVWRALLEIPSGEITTYQSVAKMIDRPNATRAVANAIAKNPVGYLIPCHRVITASGELGGYRWGLERKISILAHET from the coding sequence ATGGAAGACCACAGAGACTATGATAAAATTGCCAGTGCGATCGCTTTCCTGAAGCAACACCAACTAACTCAACCAGGTTTGGCTACAATAGCACAACAGGTCGGATTGAGTGAGTATCACTTTCAAAGACTATTTACACGGTGGACGGGAATTAGCCCAAAACGCTTTTTACAATATCTAACTCTGGAGAATGCCAAATCCAAAATTAGACAAACCGAAAGCATACTAGATCTTACCTGGGATGTGGGGCTATCTAGTCCAGGGCGATTGCACGATCTCTTTGTGAATTTAGAAGCAATATCTCCCGGTGAATATAAAGCCGATGGGGCTAATTTACAGATTCACTATGGCATTCATCAGACGCCTTTTGGTAGGGCGCTTATTGCCACAACGACTAGAGGTATTTGCAATTTACATTTTTTAGCAGAACAAACTCCTGAAGAGATTCTACGAGAATCATGGCCAAAAGCGAAAATCATTCCCGATGCACAAATCACTCAAGCCCTATGCGATCGCATTTTTAACTCATTAACAACCCTTGATGATCAAAAACCCTTAGCTGTTTTAGTCAAAGGGACAAATTTTCAAATTCAAGTTTGGCGCGCTCTTTTAGAAATACCCTCGGGAGAGATAACAACCTACCAAAGCGTAGCTAAAATGATTGACCGTCCCAACGCAACTAGGGCGGTAGCAAATGCTATAGCTAAAAACCCTGTCGGCTATTTAATTCCTTGTCATCGCGTTATCACAGCATCTGGGGAACTTGGGGGCTATCGCTGGGGTTTAGAACGTAAAATCAGCATTTTAGCTCATGAAACTTAA
- a CDS encoding ATP-dependent Zn protease, which yields MSSTSLNLIAIGVFTLTLFTVVGPLFNVSPVVPAGITAVVLGLGALDTLSWQNRGSDILLELFAPEAERERVIHHEAGHFLVAYHLGVPIKDYTVTAWSAWKKGYPGKGGVQFDYSEIELTKLVTVLLAGIAAEMIIYGKAEGGESDRQQVSIALSAVGLSTPAQRQKVRNALASAQQILQENQQSYQSLVSAMSQGLSVAECYGVIS from the coding sequence ATGTCATCAACTAGTTTAAATTTAATCGCTATTGGCGTATTTACCCTGACTTTGTTTACCGTGGTGGGACCTTTATTTAATGTGTCACCAGTGGTTCCTGCTGGAATTACCGCGGTGGTTCTGGGTTTAGGCGCCCTCGATACCCTAAGCTGGCAAAACCGAGGTTCAGATATTTTATTGGAGTTATTCGCTCCAGAAGCAGAACGTGAACGAGTAATTCATCACGAAGCTGGTCATTTTCTAGTAGCTTATCATTTGGGTGTCCCGATTAAAGATTACACCGTTACCGCTTGGTCGGCTTGGAAAAAGGGTTATCCCGGGAAGGGTGGAGTGCAGTTCGATTACAGTGAAATAGAATTGACTAAGTTAGTCACGGTTTTACTAGCAGGAATAGCCGCAGAAATGATAATCTACGGGAAAGCAGAAGGTGGAGAAAGCGATCGCCAACAGGTTAGTATAGCTTTGAGCGCTGTGGGACTTTCTACTCCAGCACAAAGACAAAAAGTCAGAAATGCTTTAGCTTCTGCTCAACAAATTTTACAAGAGAACCAGCAATCCTATCAAAGTCTGGTCAGCGCCATGAGTCAAGGTCTCTCTGTAGCGGAATGTTATGGAGTCATCTCATGA
- a CDS encoding bifunctional (p)ppGpp synthetase/guanosine-3',5'-bis(diphosphate) 3'-pyrophosphohydrolase, which produces MNTSTISDSEQNTFQPPQWLQACLLANGDPNHQYHTEDNRLICQAYEFAYELHKQQTRKSGEPYIVHPVAVAGLLRDLGGDSAMIAAGFLHDVVEDTEVSLEEIESRFGEQVRQLVEGVTKLSKFEFSSKTERQAENFRRMFLAMAKDIRVIVVKLADRLHNMRTLQHLSLEKQQAIALETKEIFAPLANRLGIGRLKWELEDLSFKYLEPEAYRTMQNHIAEKRTDREARIEKVTQLLKDRLQTIGIKIIEIQGRPKHLYGIYQKMCLQQKQFNEIYDIAGLRLIVDNKEECYRALAIVHDTFRPIPGRFKDYIGLPKSNRYQSLHTSVVGLNGRPLEVQIRTLEMHQVAEYGIAAHWKYKESGGSNQVQVSSGDEKFTWLRQLLEWQNDLKDAQEYIDSLRDNLFEDDVYVFTPQGDVMVLARGATPVDFAYRIHTEIGNHIKGAKVNGRWSVLDCSLENGDIVEIITSKNSHPSLDWLNFVVTPTARNRIRQWYKRSHNEENVARGRELLERELGKGGLEALLKSPSMQSVAQRCNYQKVEDLLAALGYGEITVSNVVNRLREIVKDQQSISKESNPELTTTKLQETTKKSTSVPVGSQYPIIGVEGLLYHLAGCCQPIPGEKIIGVVTRNARGIAIHNQNCPNIEGVEGDRLIPVSWNTVNGNGRPHTYPVDLAMEVIDRVGVFKDILSRLSDQNINVRNAGVKTSWGKPAMITLSIEVINHRQLESTISQIKNMSDVLNLRRLNQLDEL; this is translated from the coding sequence ATGAATACATCCACTATAAGCGATTCTGAGCAGAACACCTTTCAACCACCTCAATGGCTCCAAGCATGTTTGCTAGCTAACGGCGATCCTAATCACCAATACCATACTGAAGATAATCGACTGATTTGTCAAGCTTATGAATTTGCTTACGAGTTACATAAGCAGCAAACCCGAAAATCGGGAGAACCGTATATTGTACATCCGGTAGCAGTAGCAGGGTTACTTAGAGACTTAGGGGGGGATAGCGCGATGATCGCGGCTGGGTTCCTCCACGATGTAGTCGAAGATACAGAGGTCTCTCTAGAAGAAATAGAAAGTAGATTCGGGGAACAAGTACGCCAATTAGTAGAAGGAGTGACTAAACTCTCGAAATTTGAGTTCTCTAGTAAGACAGAAAGACAAGCAGAAAACTTTCGGCGGATGTTTTTAGCTATGGCTAAAGATATTCGTGTCATTGTGGTCAAACTAGCCGATCGCTTACACAATATGCGCACCCTGCAACATTTGAGTTTAGAGAAACAACAGGCGATCGCACTGGAAACTAAAGAAATTTTCGCCCCTCTAGCTAATCGCTTGGGGATCGGTAGATTAAAATGGGAACTAGAAGACTTATCTTTTAAATATCTCGAACCAGAAGCTTACCGCACGATGCAAAACCACATTGCGGAAAAACGGACAGATCGAGAAGCAAGAATCGAAAAGGTAACTCAGCTACTCAAAGACCGTCTGCAGACAATAGGCATTAAAATTATCGAAATCCAAGGACGTCCCAAGCATCTCTACGGTATCTATCAAAAAATGTGCTTGCAACAGAAGCAATTTAACGAAATCTACGATATCGCCGGTTTGCGACTCATAGTAGACAATAAAGAAGAATGTTATCGTGCTCTAGCAATAGTACATGATACTTTTAGACCCATTCCCGGACGTTTTAAAGACTACATTGGCTTACCCAAATCGAACCGTTATCAATCTCTACACACTTCGGTTGTAGGGCTAAATGGACGACCTCTAGAGGTACAGATTCGGACCTTAGAAATGCACCAAGTAGCAGAATACGGAATAGCGGCCCATTGGAAGTATAAAGAAAGCGGTGGTAGCAATCAAGTGCAAGTGAGTTCAGGGGATGAAAAATTTACTTGGCTTCGACAGCTGCTAGAATGGCAAAATGACCTAAAAGACGCTCAAGAATACATAGATAGTCTTAGAGATAATCTTTTTGAAGATGATGTATACGTATTCACACCCCAGGGAGATGTAATGGTATTAGCCAGAGGTGCGACTCCCGTAGACTTTGCTTATCGGATCCATACAGAAATAGGCAATCATATCAAAGGCGCAAAAGTAAACGGAAGATGGTCGGTATTGGACTGTTCCTTAGAAAATGGGGATATTGTGGAAATTATCACCAGCAAAAATAGTCACCCCAGTCTAGATTGGCTAAACTTTGTAGTGACTCCCACAGCGCGTAACCGTATCCGTCAATGGTATAAGCGATCGCACAACGAGGAAAACGTCGCTAGAGGTAGAGAATTACTAGAAAGAGAACTAGGAAAGGGCGGATTAGAAGCTTTACTTAAATCCCCCTCGATGCAAAGCGTAGCCCAACGTTGTAATTACCAGAAAGTAGAAGATTTACTCGCGGCTTTAGGATACGGTGAAATTACCGTCAGTAACGTAGTTAATCGTCTGCGGGAAATAGTTAAAGATCAACAGAGTATCAGCAAAGAATCTAACCCTGAACTGACAACGACAAAACTCCAGGAAACTACCAAAAAAAGCACTTCCGTTCCTGTGGGTAGCCAGTATCCAATTATAGGAGTAGAGGGCTTATTGTACCATCTCGCTGGTTGTTGTCAACCAATTCCCGGTGAAAAAATTATCGGCGTAGTCACCAGAAACGCCCGAGGTATCGCCATTCACAATCAAAACTGTCCCAATATTGAAGGAGTAGAGGGCGATCGCCTCATCCCTGTCAGTTGGAATACCGTTAACGGTAATGGTCGTCCCCATACTTACCCAGTGGATCTAGCTATGGAAGTCATCGACAGAGTAGGGGTTTTTAAAGATATTCTCTCACGTTTAAGCGATCAAAATATCAATGTGCGCAACGCAGGAGTTAAAACTAGTTGGGGTAAACCGGCGATGATTACTTTAAGCATTGAGGTAATCAATCATAGACAACTAGAAAGCACCATCAGTCAAATTAAAAACATGAGCGATGTGTTAAACCTTCGTCGCTTAAATCAATTAGATGAGTTATAA
- a CDS encoding ABC transporter permease, producing MINPIESWKMATSTLVANKLRSGLTMLGIIIGNASVISLIGIGQAVQKLAEDEFESLGPNVLFVVPGNREARNTVFDLPKTLVWEDAKAIASQVPTVNEVAPQINSRQVVSHQNQNLSTLILGVTPIFLEVRSFNLAEGRFISEVDIQRNNRVAVIGSEIAERFFPNQSSLGKQLRIKNISWEVIGVMEPKGSFLGENQDEIVYLPLTTMGNQIVGNTSPYGLQVSFISVAAKENKFSAAQFQIENLLRLRHKIVGEDDFYVQSQKDILEIIGKVTQGLTLMLAAISGISLLVGGIGVMNIMLVSVSERTNEIGLRKAIGATKQDILVQFLIEATILAAVGGFVGTFIGVGGLLLLGVFSPLTVIISPGVILIAVGVSGGIGLFFGVVPARQAANLDPMVALRSA from the coding sequence ATGATCAATCCAATTGAATCCTGGAAAATGGCGACGTCAACTTTAGTCGCTAATAAGTTGCGCAGTGGTTTGACGATGCTGGGTATTATCATCGGTAATGCTTCAGTAATCAGTTTGATTGGGATCGGACAAGCGGTACAAAAATTGGCAGAAGATGAATTTGAATCTTTAGGTCCCAATGTGCTATTTGTAGTACCAGGTAACCGAGAAGCGAGAAATACTGTGTTTGACTTGCCCAAAACTCTAGTATGGGAAGACGCCAAAGCGATCGCCTCTCAAGTACCCACAGTGAATGAAGTAGCACCTCAGATTAATTCCCGTCAAGTAGTTAGCCATCAAAACCAAAACTTAAGCACTTTAATTTTGGGTGTAACCCCTATTTTTCTAGAAGTTAGAAGTTTTAATTTAGCTGAAGGGCGCTTTATTAGCGAGGTAGATATACAGAGAAACAATCGAGTCGCAGTGATCGGATCGGAAATCGCTGAACGTTTTTTTCCCAATCAAAGTTCTTTGGGTAAACAGTTACGGATTAAAAATATTAGCTGGGAAGTGATCGGAGTGATGGAACCTAAGGGTTCTTTTCTGGGAGAAAATCAAGACGAGATTGTCTATCTACCCCTGACTACTATGGGAAATCAAATTGTGGGGAATACCTCTCCCTACGGTTTACAAGTAAGCTTTATCTCCGTTGCAGCTAAAGAGAATAAATTCAGCGCGGCACAATTTCAAATTGAAAATCTCCTACGTCTGCGTCATAAAATCGTTGGGGAAGATGATTTCTACGTCCAAAGTCAAAAGGATATTCTTGAGATAATCGGAAAGGTTACTCAAGGATTAACCCTCATGTTAGCAGCGATTAGTGGGATCTCTCTTCTGGTTGGGGGGATTGGTGTGATGAATATTATGCTCGTTTCAGTCAGCGAACGTACCAACGAAATCGGTTTACGTAAAGCGATCGGCGCTACTAAACAGGACATTCTCGTACAGTTTTTGATTGAAGCGACGATTCTAGCCGCAGTTGGCGGATTTGTTGGCACTTTTATCGGTGTAGGTGGTTTACTTTTACTAGGCGTCTTTTCTCCCTTAACTGTGATTATTTCCCCTGGAGTAATCCTGATTGCCGTAGGCGTTTCTGGTGGAATTGGTCTATTTTTTGGGGTTGTACCCGCCCGTCAAGCGGCTAATTTAGATCCTATGGTTGCTCTACGCAGTGCTTAA
- the panD gene encoding aspartate 1-decarboxylase, translating to MGKIRLMHAKLHRVRVTEANVNYVGSITIDEQLLAKVGILPLEEVEIVNLNNGKRFSTYVFPGKAGTREICPNGGAALLCQPGDILLIYAYEEKDRAEVLQKGHQARVLIADQENGCEQYFLQSLIPGEGGVKFESIPHLPE from the coding sequence ATGGGCAAAATTCGCTTAATGCACGCTAAACTTCATCGAGTTAGAGTCACTGAGGCCAATGTTAACTACGTTGGTAGCATAACTATAGATGAACAATTGTTGGCAAAAGTAGGTATCTTACCCCTGGAAGAGGTAGAAATAGTCAATCTCAATAATGGCAAACGTTTTTCTACCTATGTCTTTCCGGGAAAAGCAGGAACCAGAGAGATTTGTCCCAATGGAGGTGCAGCTTTGCTTTGTCAACCGGGAGATATTTTGTTAATTTACGCTTATGAAGAAAAAGATAGAGCAGAAGTGCTACAAAAAGGTCACCAGGCTCGAGTTTTAATCGCTGATCAAGAGAATGGTTGTGAACAATACTTCTTGCAAAGTCTAATACCTGGGGAAGGAGGGGTGAAATTTGAGTCCATTCCTCACTTGCCCGAATAA
- a CDS encoding glutathione S-transferase family protein, translating into MLYLYQFELCPYCEKVRFILDYKRLDYSKIEVTPGVGQLELLRLSGKTQVPVLKDGESIITDSTEIANYLERKYPEPALIPRDALQKGQCLLIEAWADASIGVNSRKAFVGALNQYGNFRSSILPRETPDFLKSLVRSVPGELLDLVGTGLGLGGESVKEALKNLKQDLEALSLILANRPYLTGSQPTLADFAVAGLSLTLKFPSGTYLNIPEELKGKGIPGLADHSAYDVFFNWRDRLYADYRKDQGPTNNFDPTPTSIEIN; encoded by the coding sequence ATGTTATATTTGTATCAATTTGAGCTTTGCCCCTATTGTGAAAAAGTAAGATTCATTCTCGATTACAAAAGACTCGATTACAGTAAAATCGAAGTAACCCCAGGCGTTGGACAATTAGAGCTATTGCGTTTGTCGGGGAAAACTCAAGTTCCTGTACTCAAAGACGGGGAAAGCATAATTACAGATTCTACTGAGATTGCTAATTATCTTGAGCGCAAATATCCAGAACCCGCCCTAATTCCTAGGGATGCACTGCAAAAGGGACAGTGCTTGCTCATAGAAGCTTGGGCGGATGCGTCGATCGGCGTTAATAGTCGCAAGGCTTTTGTGGGTGCTTTAAATCAGTATGGCAATTTCCGCAGTTCAATCCTTCCTAGAGAGACTCCCGATTTTCTCAAAAGTTTAGTGCGTTCGGTACCGGGAGAATTGTTAGATTTAGTGGGTACAGGTCTAGGTTTGGGGGGTGAATCGGTTAAAGAAGCTTTGAAAAACTTGAAGCAAGATTTAGAGGCTTTGAGTTTAATCTTAGCCAATCGTCCTTATCTTACAGGATCTCAGCCGACTTTGGCTGATTTTGCTGTGGCGGGTTTGAGTTTAACTTTGAAATTCCCATCGGGTACTTATTTAAATATTCCTGAAGAACTAAAAGGAAAAGGAATCCCGGGTTTAGCTGATCATAGTGCTTACGATGTTTTCTTTAATTGGCGCGATCGCCTTTACGCAGATTATCGCAAAGATCAAGGTCCCACCAATAACTTTGATCCAACTCCAACGTCTATAGAAATAAATTAG
- a CDS encoding pyridoxal phosphate-dependent aminotransferase, translating to MRLTNHSRMDAVQAPVIPLVGDLIRQNPGTISLGQGVVFYPPPQEAIASISAFLSEAENHKYQAVGGIALLKEAIIEKLSRDNRMEIEGDHTVVVTAGSNMGFINALLAITNPGSEIILPTPYYFNHEMAITMASCTPVLVPTDSDYQLQPEAIKAAITPKTKAVVTISPNNPTGVIYRELDLREVNEICREQGLYHISDEAYEYFTYEGAQHVSPGSFPGSAGHTISLYSLSKAYGFASWRIGYLVIPQHLLEAVRKIQDTILICPPVISQYAAIGALKVGKSYCLQYLQEITVVRQFLLDSLGAIASIVKIVPSQGAFYFFLKVNRPVSDWELVKKLVKEYQIAVIPGTTFGMTEGCYLRIAYGALLPATALTGIERLVTGLKAILL from the coding sequence ATGAGATTAACTAATCATTCTCGCATGGATGCTGTTCAAGCACCAGTTATTCCTTTAGTGGGTGATTTAATTCGTCAGAATCCTGGGACAATATCTCTAGGACAAGGGGTTGTTTTCTACCCTCCACCCCAAGAGGCGATCGCGTCTATTTCTGCGTTTCTCTCTGAAGCTGAAAATCACAAGTATCAAGCAGTGGGAGGAATTGCACTCCTAAAAGAGGCGATTATCGAGAAGTTGAGTCGTGATAACAGGATGGAAATCGAAGGCGATCACACCGTTGTCGTTACCGCAGGGAGTAATATGGGCTTTATCAACGCTCTTCTGGCTATTACTAACCCTGGATCAGAAATTATTCTGCCGACTCCCTATTATTTTAATCACGAAATGGCGATTACTATGGCCAGTTGTACCCCCGTACTCGTCCCCACTGATAGTGATTATCAACTGCAACCCGAGGCGATCAAAGCTGCTATTACCCCCAAAACTAAAGCAGTGGTTACTATTTCCCCTAACAATCCCACGGGTGTGATTTATCGAGAGTTGGATTTACGAGAAGTTAATGAAATTTGTCGAGAACAAGGGCTATATCATATTAGCGATGAAGCCTACGAATATTTTACCTATGAAGGTGCGCAACACGTTTCTCCTGGATCTTTTCCGGGTAGTGCAGGACATACTATCTCTCTGTATAGTCTCTCTAAGGCTTACGGCTTCGCTAGTTGGCGCATTGGTTATTTAGTAATACCCCAACATCTTCTAGAAGCGGTACGCAAGATCCAAGATACTATCTTAATCTGTCCTCCAGTAATCTCTCAATACGCAGCGATCGGCGCTTTAAAGGTGGGTAAAAGCTATTGTCTGCAGTATTTGCAGGAAATTACAGTGGTACGCCAGTTTTTACTCGATTCTTTGGGAGCGATCGCTTCAATCGTTAAGATAGTACCAAGTCAAGGGGCTTTTTATTTCTTTTTAAAGGTTAATCGCCCTGTTTCTGATTGGGAATTAGTAAAAAAGTTAGTCAAAGAGTATCAGATCGCCGTCATTCCTGGAACAACTTTTGGTATGACCGAGGGTTGTTACCTACGGATTGCCTACGGCGCTTTATTACCAGCAACGGCTTTGACGGGAATTGAACGTTTAGTAACAGGATTAAAAGCAATTTTATTATGA
- a CDS encoding EamA family transporter: MKLNNIIELLLLAAMWGSSFMFMFLLPALPFTIPKTLPNPSIVLSVLALSLFCTAIAYLLYFRLIQKIVLNIFCCLLPVACCLFQLIIYHTQTRRAKYV; this comes from the coding sequence ATGAAACTTAACAATATCATTGAACTTTTGCTATTAGCAGCAATGTGGGGAAGTTCTTTTATGTTTATGTTTCTTTTACCCGCGCTACCATTTACAATTCCCAAAACTCTACCAAACCCTTCGATTGTACTATCGGTGCTCGCTCTTTCTCTATTTTGCACTGCGATCGCCTACCTGCTTTACTTTCGACTAATTCAAAAAATAGTATTAAATATTTTCTGTTGCCTCTTGCCTGTTGCGTGTTGCCTCTTTCAACTAATAATTTATCATACTCAAACCAGAAGAGCCAAATATGTTTAG
- a CDS encoding ABC transporter substrate-binding protein yields MFRLLLICCLTLFLVACNPNTQAGETPQLIQSILSEPKTFNPVLSVESPNIFPLTFQGLVTENPITAEIEPALAESWEFSEDKLRLTFTLRQGLQWSDGHPLTVDDVVFSYNLLYLNPEIPSSTRDILRIGTNQELPQVSKVDDRRVAFTIPEPFAPFLAATSISILPAHILQPTLTKRDSEGRPQFMSFWGVDTPPEKLVANGPYQLESYNTSQRVIFKRNPYYWKKQVTGENIPQIERVIWQVVESTDTAVLQFRSGQLDALGISPEYFSLLKREENRGNFNIYNGGPAYGMSFISFNLNQGRRDGVPLVDPIKSRWFNEVNFRQAIAHAIDRDRMINNIFRGIGSPQNSPISVQSPFYDQTIEGYEFNQEKAKALLLQAGFKYNSNGELLDDQNNRVQFTLITNAGNKIREAMSAQIKEDLSKIGIKVDVNPIAFTLIVDQLSNSLKWECVLLSIGGGNEPNFGANVWSPDGNLHMFNQQARGEQDPLEGQIVSPWEEKIGKLYIEGARELDLTKRKAIYNQTQRLAVEYLPFIYLVNPLSLTAVRNRFTGIQYSALEGPFWNIEEIGLEDVIN; encoded by the coding sequence ATGTTTAGATTATTGCTTATCTGTTGCCTTACGCTTTTTTTAGTAGCTTGTAACCCCAATACTCAAGCTGGAGAAACTCCCCAGTTAATACAGTCAATTTTAAGCGAACCGAAGACCTTTAATCCCGTTTTATCGGTAGAGTCCCCCAATATTTTCCCTTTGACTTTTCAGGGTTTAGTGACGGAAAATCCGATTACCGCTGAAATCGAACCCGCTTTAGCCGAGAGTTGGGAGTTTTCTGAGGATAAATTGCGCTTGACTTTTACCCTGCGTCAGGGTTTGCAGTGGTCCGATGGCCATCCCCTCACGGTGGATGATGTGGTTTTTAGCTACAATTTACTCTATCTCAATCCGGAAATTCCCAGTAGTACCAGAGATATTCTACGTATTGGTACTAATCAAGAGTTACCCCAGGTGAGCAAAGTTGACGATCGCCGCGTTGCTTTTACCATTCCTGAACCCTTTGCACCCTTTTTAGCAGCTACTTCTATATCTATTTTACCCGCTCATATTCTACAACCAACTCTGACCAAAAGAGACTCTGAGGGAAGACCTCAATTTATGTCGTTTTGGGGTGTTGATACACCTCCGGAAAAATTAGTAGCGAATGGTCCTTATCAGTTGGAAAGCTATAACACCAGTCAAAGAGTCATTTTTAAAAGAAATCCTTATTATTGGAAAAAACAGGTCACTGGTGAGAATATTCCCCAGATAGAAAGAGTTATCTGGCAAGTTGTAGAATCTACAGACACAGCAGTGTTGCAATTTCGTTCGGGTCAATTAGACGCGTTGGGAATTTCTCCTGAGTATTTTTCTCTACTAAAAAGAGAGGAAAACAGAGGTAATTTCAACATTTATAACGGGGGACCGGCTTATGGTATGAGTTTTATTAGTTTTAACTTAAATCAAGGACGCAGAGATGGGGTACCTTTGGTAGATCCGATTAAGTCTCGTTGGTTTAATGAGGTGAATTTCCGCCAGGCGATCGCCCACGCTATAGATAGAGACAGGATGATTAATAATATTTTTCGCGGGATTGGTTCTCCCCAAAATTCTCCTATCTCGGTACAATCTCCTTTTTATGACCAAACTATAGAGGGTTACGAATTTAATCAGGAAAAAGCTAAAGCATTACTATTACAAGCTGGATTTAAATACAATTCAAACGGAGAACTCTTGGACGACCAAAATAATCGCGTCCAATTTACCCTCATTACTAACGCAGGTAATAAGATTCGAGAGGCGATGAGCGCCCAAATCAAAGAAGACTTAAGTAAAATTGGGATTAAAGTAGACGTAAATCCCATCGCTTTTACTCTAATCGTCGACCAACTCAGTAATTCTTTAAAATGGGAATGTGTACTACTAAGTATTGGAGGCGGTAATGAGCCCAACTTTGGGGCTAACGTCTGGTCTCCAGATGGCAATTTACATATGTTTAATCAGCAAGCGCGGGGAGAACAAGACCCCTTAGAGGGACAAATAGTCAGCCCTTGGGAAGAGAAAATCGGTAAACTATATATAGAAGGTGCTAGAGAATTGGATCTAACTAAAAGAAAAGCGATTTACAATCAAACTCAGCGCCTAGCTGTAGAATATTTGCCATTTATTTATCTGGTTAATCCTTTATCCTTGACCGCGGTGCGCAATCGTTTTACGGGAATTCAATACTCAGCTTTAGAGGGACCCTTTTGGAATATAGAAGAGATTGGATTGGAAGATGTCATCAACTAG